Within Massilia endophytica, the genomic segment CCTGGCGCGAGTTCGAGCATGTGTCCGCTGAGCGCCTGATTTCCGGCCAGGGCATCGAGCTGGTGTACCGCGCGCTGGCGGACTACCGCAAGCAGCCAGCCGAGGCTCTCAACGCCGCCGAGATCGCCCGCCGCGCGCTGGCCGGCGAGTGCCCGCTGTGCGACGAGGTGGTGGAGACTTTCTGCGCCATGCTGGCCACCGTCGCGGGCAACCTGGGCGTGACCCTGGGCGCGCAGGGCGGCATCTATATCGGCGGCGGCATCGTGCCGCGCCTGGGCGAGCGTTTCGATAAGTCCGGCTTCCGCGCCCGCTTCGAGGCGAAGGGCCGCTTCCGCAATTATCTGGCCGCGATCCCGACCTATGTGATCACGGCCGAGTATCCGGCTTTCGTGGGCGTGTCCGCCATCCTCGCCGAGCGCCTCGCGGGCCACTAAGCGAAAGACGCTTTCACCGCGAATTGCACTTTTCGCGGTTTTATCAGGTACAATGATTCCAGTTGGATGAAACGGCGCCGCTCGTTCCTTGGTGCGCCGATTGGTTTTCGCCCCGAAAACACTTCTCTCCACCTGTGATCCTCGCCCCGGCGCGCAGCGGCCCGGCGCCTTCTTGCAATAGATTTGCAACCACAAGATTGCTATGAGTACTGTTGAGGCGAAAAAAGTCCTCGAAACCGCGCTGCTATGCGCTCGCGAGCCATTGTCGGTCCACAGCCTGAAGAAGCTGTTCGTCGAAGTCGACGACCAGGGCAATCCGCTGGAGGAGGGCCTGTCCTCCGATGCGATCAAGGCCATGCTGGAGGAGTTGCGCCAGGAGTGGCAGGACGAGGGAGTGGAGCTGGTGGGACTGTCCACCGGCTGGCGCTTCCAGAGCAAGCCGGAAATGAAGCTGTACCTGGACCGGCTGAATCCCGAGAAGCCCCAGAAGTATTCGCGGGCCACGCTGGAGACGCTGGCGATCATCGCCTACCGCCAGCCCGTGACCCGGGGCGATATCGAGGAGATCCGCGGCGTTGCCGTGAATTCCCAGACGATCAAGATGCTGGAAGACCGCGGATGGGTCGATGTGGTCGGCCACCGCGATGTGCTGGGACGCCCCGCGCTGCTGGGCACCACGAAGCAGTTCCTGGATGACCTGGGCCTGAACTCCCTGGCCCAGCTGCCGCCGCTGCAGGAAATCAGCGACGGCAAGAGCACGAATTCGATGGAGGCGCTCGAAGCGGCGCTGCAGGAGAATTTTGAAAAGGCAGCCGTGGCTGTCGAGGTTTCCGATGATGTCGCGCCCGACGAGGCGCCGGTGGCAGAGGCCCCGGTGCAGGAAGCGGACGCCGAAGCTGAGTCAACGCAAGATACTAATAATGAACAACACTGATAACACCAACGAGACCGGCGTTCCGGCCGCCGAACCCGCAGCCGCGAAGCCGAAGCGCCGCACCAAGGCCCAGATCGAGGCCGACAAGGCCGCAGCGCTGGCCGCAGGCGAGGAGCCGAAGCCGAAACGCCGCAGCAGCAAGGCCGCCGCCGAAGCCGCGCCTGCCGCTGCCGAAGCTGCCGCTCCCGCAGCCGAGGCGCCCGTGAAGAAGCCGCGCGCCAAATCCGTCAAGGCCGCCGTGCCGGAGGAGACGCCAGCCGCAGCGCCTGCTGCCGCCGAAGCCGCCGCCGCGCCTGCGGAGACTGGCGAAGCCCCGAAAGCCCGTCCGCCGCGCGGCCCGCGCCAGATGCGCGAACAGCGCGCCCTGCGCGAAGCCGAAAAAGCCGCCGCCCAGCCTGCTGTGGAAGCTGCCGCCGAGGCCGTAGCGCCGGCCGCCGCCGAAGGCGCCGAGTCCGCCGCATCCCAGGAGCGCAAGCACGAGCAGCGCCAGGGCAAGCACGGCAAGAAAGGCCGCAACAAGGGCAAGCAGAACGCCCAGCAGAAGCAGGGCCAGAAACAGGGCGGCGCCAAGGTCAGCGACGCCGACGCGGTATTCTCCTACGTGACCTCGGAAGCCTTCGACCGCGACGAGCCCGTGAAGGGCAAGCAGCCGCAGAAGGCCGTGCGCCGCGACCTCACCGCCGAAGACGATGCGCCCAAGCTGCACAAGGTGCTGGCTGAGGCGGGCCTGGGTTCGCGCCGCGATATGGAAGAGCTGATCGTGGCGGGCCGCGTGTCCGTGAACGGCGAGCCGGCCCATATCGGCCAGCGCATCCTGCCCACCGACGCCGTGCGCATCAACGGCAAGCTGATCCAGCGCAAGGTGAGCAAGAAGCCGCCGCGCGTGCTGGTCTACCACAAGCCTGCGGGCGAGATCGTGTCGCACGACGACCCGGATGGCCGTCCTTCCGTCTTCGACCGCCTGCCGACCATGAAAACCGGCAAGTGGCTGGCCGTGGGCCGCCTGGACTTCAACACCGAAGGCCTGCTGCTGTTTACCACCAGCGGCGACCTGGCGAACCGCCTGATGCACCCGCGCTACAACATCGACCGCGAATACGCCGTGCGTACCCTGGGCGAGCTGGAAGAGGGCATGCGCCAGAAGCTGCTGGCGGGCGTGGAGCTGGAAGACGGCATGGCGCAGTTCTCCAAGATCGCCGACGGCGGCGGCGAAGGCGTCAACAAGTGGTATCGCGTGGTGATCGGCGAAGGCCGCAACCGCGAGGTGCGCCGCATGTTCGAGTCCGTGGGCCTGACCGTGTCGCGCCTGATCCGTACCCGTTACGGCGCCATGACCCTGCCAAGCAACCTGAAGCGTGGTCGCTGGGAAGAGATGGAAGAAAATTCGGTGCGCGACCTGATGGCGGCGGTGGGCGTCGAGAAGAAGCAGCCCGGCGGCGACAGCGCCAGGAATGGCAATGGCAAGAAGCCGGGCCAGGGCCAGGGCCAGGGCCAGAACCGCGAGCGCGGCGAGCAGAATTTCAACCGCATGGACGTGAGCAACAAGAACGCCGATCCTTTCCCGCAGGCGCCGCGCCGCGGCGGCCAGGGCCAGGGCAGCTACTTTGGCGGCGGCTCCGGCCGCCCGGGGGGCCGTCCCCAGGGCGGCGGCTTCGGCGGTGGCCGTGCCGCTTTCGGCGAACAGGGCGGCCGTCCCGGCGGCCAGCCGGGCAAGGCCAAGGGCCCGCGCCAGCCGGATCCGCTGCAGACCACCTTCGGCTTCGGCGGCGCCGGCCAGCCCCGCCGCAACCGGGGCGGGGCCATGGACCACGGCATGCCGCGCCGCCGCAAGGGCTGATGTTGATAGTGTTGCAATGCCGCCGCGCGGCCTGTTCCGCGATCTGTGCGGCATTGCAGCGAAGTCAATAAGACGCTATAATAAGCAGCCTAGTAAAAAGTAGTTCTTTGCAGTAGTTGTTGCTGAGAGTGCTTTCATCTGGCTGCAGTGACAAAAAGATGGGCAGATGCCCATTTTTTTTTTGGTGAACCGTTTTTGGAGATTTTCTTTGCAACTGCCGGAACTCATTGAGACCACCGTCGCGGGTCTGGGCTACGAACTGGTCGATTTCGAAAGGGCCGAGCGTGGACTGCTGCGCGTGTATATCGATTTCACGGCAGAGGATGCGGAAGAAAAGGGCCCCATCACGGTGGAAGACTGCGCCAAGGTCAGCCATCAGCTCTCGCACGTGCTCACGGTGGAGAACGTGCCCTATGAGCGGCTCGAAATTTCCTCGCCCGGCCTGGACCGGCCGCTGCGCAAGCTCTCCGACTTCGAGCGCTTCGCGGGCAGCGAGGCGATCGTGAAGCTGCGCATGGCGGTGCCGGGCACCGGCAACCGCAAGTCCTACCAGGGCATCCTGCAGGAGCCCGAGGGCGAGCAGCTGGGTATTGAATTTGAAGGTAACGAAGGTCCTGCGGTGCTGAATTTCACGCTCGCGGATTTGGATAAGGCACGCTTGGTGCCACAGGTGGATTTTAGGAGCCGCAAAGCATGAGTCGCGAAGTTTTGTTATTGGTGGATGCGCTGGCGCGCGAGAAGAACGTCGACAAGGACGTGGTATTCGGCGCACTGGAATTCGCATTGGCGCAAGCCACGAAGAAGCGCTATGAAGGCGAAGTGGATATCCGCGTCTCGATCGACCGCGAAAGCGGCGAGTTCGAGTCCTTCCGCCGCTGGCACGTGGTTCCTGACGAAGCGGGCCTGCAGCTGCCTGACCAGGAAGTGCTGCTGTTCGAGGCCAAGGAACAGATCCCCGATATCGAAGTCGACGAATACATCGAAGAGCCGATCGAGTCCGTGGAATTCGGCCGCCGCTTCGCGCAGGACACCAAGCAGGTGGTGCTGCAGCGCGTGCGCGACGCCGAGCGAGAGCAGATCCTGGCCGACTTCCTGGAGCGCGGCGACGCCCTCGTGACCGGCACCATCAAGCGCATGGAGCGCGGCGATGCCATCGTGGAATCGGGCAAGATCGAAGCGCGCCTGCCGCGCGACCAGATGATCCCGAAGGAGAACCTGCGTATCGGCGACCGCGTGCGCGCCTACATCCTGCGCGTGGACCGCAATATGCGCGGCCCGCAGGTCATCCTGTCGCGCACCGCGCCCGAATTCATCATGAAGCTCTTCGAGCTGGAAGTGCCGGAGATCGAACAGGGCATGCTGGAGATCAAATCCGCCGCCCGCGACGCCGGTGTGCGCGCCAAGATCGCCGTGTACACTGCGGACAAGCGCATCGACCCGATCGGCACCTGCGTCGGCATGCGCGGTTCGCGCGTGCAGGCCGTGACCGGTGAACTGGGCGGCGAGCGCGTGGACATCGTGCTGTGGTCCGACGATCCGGCCCAGTTCGTGATCGGCGCCCTGGCCCCGGCCAACGTGTCCTCGATCATGGTGGACGAAGAGAAGCACGCCATGGACGTGGTGGTGGACGAAGAGAACCTGGCGATCGCCATCGGCCGCTCCGGCCAGAACGTGCGCCTGGCCTCCGAGCTGACCGGCTGGAAGATCAATATCATGACCGCCGAGGAGTCCGCCGACAAGGTGGCTCAGGAAACGGCCGCTACCCGCGCCCTGTTCATGGAAAAGCTGGATGTGGACCAGGAAGTGGCCGACATCCTGGTGGAAGAAGGCTTCTCCAGCCTGGAAGAAATCGCCTACGTGCCGATTTCCGAGATGCTGGAAATCGAAGCATTCGACGAAGACACCGTCAACGAACTGCGTACCCGCGCCCGCGACGCCCTGGTGACCGAAGCCATTGCTTCGGAAGAGGGCCTGGAAGGCATGGAAGAAGCGCTGGTTGGCCTGGAAGGCATGGACCGCGTCACCGCGGGCAAGCTTGGCCTGGCCGGCATCAAGACGCTGGAGCAGTTTGCGGGTCTGGCCTACGACGAATTCGGCGCCATCCTGGCCCTGTCGACCGACCGCGCACGAGAACTGATTAAATCTGAGTTTGAAGATGTGACCGATGATGAAATGAAGCTGGTCGATGCGAAGTACGACGACCGCGCCAAGGCCCTGCAAGGCAAGGCCTGGGCGGCAGCCGAATCCGCAAAGGCCTGAGTAGCACCCATATCATCTACGCGACACATAGAAAAGAGGACTGAATGGCGAGTAACAACGTAGCCCAATTTGCCACCGAACTGAAGATGCCTGCAGATCTGCTGCTGACGCAGCTGCGTTCTGCTGGCGTCGAAAAAAGTTCGGCGTCAGATCCATTGTCGAAAGATGATAAGGACAAGCTGCTGGAACACCTGCGCCGCACCCACGGCGCGGGCGAACAAACCGAAAAGAAGAAAATCACGCTGACCCGCAAGGAAACCACCGAGATCAAGCAGGCCGACGCCACCGGCAAGTCGCGCACGATCCAGGTGGAGGTCCGCAAGAAGCGCACCTTCGTGCAGCGCGATGACCTGACCACGACCGCCGCCGCCGCGGCCTCCGCACCGGCCGCGCCGGTGATCGACGCCGCCGAACGCGCGCGCCGCGAGGAAGAGGCGCGCCGCCAGGCCGAGCTGATCGCCCGCCAGGAAGCGGAACTGAAGGAAAAGCAGGAGCGCCTGGCCAAGCTGGACGCCGAGAAGGAAGCCCAGGCCAAGGCCACCGCCGCGGCCGAAGCGGAAGCGAAGAAGCTGGCCGAAGCCGAAGCGAAGAAAGCCGCTGCCGAGAAGGCCGCTGCGGAGAAGGCCGGCGCCGATGCCGCCGCCACCGCCGCCGCCGACAAGAAGCGCCAGGCCGATGCCGAGGAAGCGAAGAAGAAGGCCGAAGCCGCTGCCAAGGAAGCGGCCGAACGCGCCGAGGCGACCGAGCGCGCACGCAAGGCCGTGGCCGACGAAGTGGCCCAGATCAAGGCCATGATGAACGCGCCGCGCCGCGTGGTGAAGGCGCCGGAACCGGCGCCCGCCGCGGCCAAGCCGAAGACTGCCGAAGGCACGCTGCACAAGCCTGCGGACAAGAAGCCCGCAGCCGGTGCAACGGCCGAGAAGAAGGACGACGCCAAGAAGGGCGACAAGAAGTCGATCAAGTCGGCCAATGTCTCCTCGACCTGGTCGGACGACGCCAAGAAGCGCGGCGCGCCCGGCGGCGGCCTGAAGGGCCGCGGCAATGCCGCAGCGCCGACCGGCCGCGACGGCTGGCGCAGCGGCGGCAAGGGCCGCCGCAACTCGCACCACGAGGAGCGCGAATCGAACTTCCAGGCGCCGACCGAAGCCATCGTCAAGGAAGTGCACGTGCCGGAGACCATCACGGTCGCCGAGCTGGCGCACAAGATGTCCGTCAAGGCCTCCGAGGTGATCAAGCAGCTGATGAAGCTGGGCCAGATGTGCACCATCAACCAGGTGCTGGACCAGGAAACGGCGATGATCGTGGTGGAAGAGATGGGCCACAAGGCCTTCGCCGCCGCCGTGGACGATCCCGAAGCGCTGCTGGCCGACCAGGGCGAGCACGCCCACTTCGAGTCCTCGCCGCGCGCGCCGGTGGTGACCGTCATGGGCCACGTCGACCACGGCAAGACCTCGCTGCTGGACTACATCCGCCGCGCCAAGGTGGCCTCGGGTGAAGCGGGCGGCATTACGCAGCACATCGGCGCCTACCACGTCGATACGCCGCGCGGCATGATCACCTTCCTCGATACGCCGGGTCACGAGGCCTTCACGGCCATGCGTGCACGCGGCGCCAAGGCGACCGACATCGTGATCCTGGTGGTGGCTGCCGACGACGGCGTGATGCCGCAGACGAAGGAAGCGATCGCCCACGCGAAAGCCGCGGGCGTGCCGCTGGTGGTGGCGATCAACAAGATCGACAAGCCGGGCGGCAACCTCGAACGCGTGACGCAGGAACTGATCGCCGAAGGCGTGGTGCCGGAAGAATACGGCGGCGATTCGCCGTTCGTGCCGGTGTCCGCGAAGACCGGCCAGGGCATCGACTCCCTGCTGGAGAACGTGCTGCTGCAGGCCGAAGTGCTGGAACTGAAAGCCCCCGTGGAAGCGCCCGCGCGCGGCCTGGTGGTGGAAGCGCGCCTGGACAAGGGCCGCGGTCCCGTGGCCACGATCCTGGTGCAATCGGGCACCCTGAAGCGCGGCGACGTCGTGCTGGCCGGCTCCTCCTATGGCCGCGTGCGCGCCATGCTGGACGAGAACGGCAAGGCGATCAACGAGGCCGGTCCTTCCATTCCGGTGGAGATCCAGGGCCTGACCGAAGTGCCGGCCGCCGGCGAAGAAGCCATGGTGATGGCGGACGAGCGCAAGGCGCGCGAGATCGGCCTGTTCCGTCAAGGTAAGTTCCGCGACGTGAAGCTGGCCAAGCAGCAGGCCGCAAAGCTGGAGAACATGTTCGACCAGATGGCCGAAGGCGAAGTGAAGAACCTGCCGCTGATCGTCAAGACCGACGTGCAGGGTTCGCAGGAAGCGCTGGTGGGCTCCCTGCAGAAGCTCTCGACCTCCGAAGTGCGCGTGCAGATCGTGCACGCCGCGGTGGGCGGCATCTCGGAATCGGACGTCAACCTGGCAGTTGCGTCGAAGGCCGTCATCATCGGCTTCAACGCCCGTGCCGATGCGCAGGCGCGCAAGCTGGCCGAGGCCAACGGTGTGGATATCCGCTACTACAACATCATCTACGACGCGATCGAAGAGGTGAAGGCGGCGATGTCGGGCATGCTGGCGCCGGAGAAGCGCGAGCACGTCACCGGCCAGGTGGAAATCCGCCAGGTCATCCTGGTGTCCAAGGTCGGCGCGATTGCGGGCTGCCTGGTCACGGACGGCGTGGTCAAGCGCTCCTCGTCCGTACGCCTGCTGCGCAACAACATCGTGGTGTGGACCGGCGAGATCGACTCGCTCAAGCGCTTCAAGGACGACGCGAAAGAAGTGCGCGCCGGCCTGGAATGCGGCCTGTCGCTCAAGGGCTACAACGACATCGAAGTCGGCGATACGCTGGAAGTCTTCGAAGTGCAGGAAATCGCCCGTACGCTGTAAGGCGTCTGGCAGCACACACGTGGCGGGCGCCGCCCGTCCTGCGCAAGAGCGTGGGGCAGGGCGGCGCCCGCCAGTATTTTTACCGGTAATACATCATGGCCAAACATAGCAAATCCATCCCGGCGCGCGGCCTGCGCGTGGCCGACCAGATCCAGAAAGACCTGTCCGAGCTGATCGCCTTCGAACTGAAGGACCCGCGCGTGGGCATGATCACGCTGGCCGAAGTCCAGCTCACGCCGGACTACGCGCACGCCAAGATCTACTTCACGATGCTGAAGGACGATCCCGAGTCCGTGAAGAACACGCTGGCGGGGCTCAACGCCGCGGCGGGCTACCTGCGCAACCAGCTGGGCAAGCGCCTGCACATCCATACCCTGCCGCAGCTGCACTTCGTGCACGATACCTCGGCGGCGCGCGGCATGGCCATATCGGCCCTGATCGACCAGGCCAACGCCTCCCGCGCGGCCGACGCCGACGAGCAGGAATGACGCAGGCGAAGGTCAAGCGCGTCCGCGACCTCGTGGACGGCGTGCTGCTGCTCGACAAGCCGGTAGGCCTGTCGTCGAACGATGCCCTGATCAAGGCCAAGCGGGTCTTCAACGCGAAGAAGGCGGGCCATACCGGCACCCTCGATCCCTTTGCGACGGGCCTGCTGCCCCTGTGCTTCGGCGAAGCCACCAAGTTCTCGCAGGACCTGCTGGAGGCGGACAAGACCTACCTCACGACCGTGCATCTCGGCGTGCGCACGGACACGGGCGACACCGAAGGCCAGGTGCTGGAAACGCGCGAGGTGAACGTCACCGAGGCGCAGATCGCGGAGGTGCTGGCGCGCTTCCGCGGCCCCATTGCCCAGGTGCCGCCGATGTACTCGGCCCTGAAGCGCGACGGCAAGCCCCTGTACGAATACGCGCGCGAAGGCATCGTGCTCGAACGCGAGGCGCGGCAGGTGGTGATCCACAAGCTGGAGCTGGTCTCCTACGAGGCGCCCTACCTGAAGCTGGAAGTCAGCTGCAGCAAGGGCACCTATATCCGCGTGCTGGGCGAAGACATCGGCGCGGCGCTGGGCTGCGGCGCCCACCTGAACGCCCTGCGGCGCATCCAGGTCGGCGCGCTGAAGGCCGAGCACATGGTCACGCTGGAAGAGCTGACTGCGCATGCGGCGCCATTGACCCTGCTGTCGCCGGTGGACGCATTGCTGTCCAGTTTCCCCGCTGTCGAGCTGACGCCCGAGCTGGCGAAGCGCTTCCTGCAAGGCCAGCGCCTGCCGCTGGGCAAGGAGCCCGCCGTCACGGTGCCCGGGCACAAGGGCCGCGTGCGCGTCTACAGCGACGGCCGCCTGCTCGGCACAGCCCAGCTGCAGGACTTCTCCATTCTCGCACCCGAACGCCTTATCGCCGCCCAGTAGCTGGTTGCGTGCGGTGCAGCATGCTATACTAGTGGGTTCAGTGCACCCGCACTCGCAGTTTTTCTGTCAATACATCCATCATGTCTAATACTAAACGCGCAATTCGTAATATCGCCATCATCGCTCACGTTGACCATGGCAAGACCACCCTCGTGGACCAGCTGCTGCGCCAGTCGGGCACCTTCCGCGAAAACCAGCAGGTCGATACCCGCGTCATGGACTCGAACGATCTCGAAAAAGAGCGCGGCATTACGATTCTGTCGAAGAATTGCGCAGTCGAGTACGAGGGCACGCACATCAACATCGTCGACACCCCCGGCCACGCCGACTTCGGCGGCGAGGTGGAGCGCGTGCTGTCCATGGTGGACTCGGTGCTGCTGCTGGTCGACGCCCAGGAAGGCCCGATGCCGCAGACCCGCTTCGTGACCCGCAAGGCGCTGGCCCTGGGCCTGAAGCCTATCGTCGTGGTGAACAAGATCGACCGTCCGGGCGCGCGCGCCGACTGGGCCATCAACCAGACCTTCGAACTGTTCGACAAGCTGGGCGCCACCGATGAACAGCTGGACTTCCCCATCGTCTACGCCTCGGGCCTGAACGGCTACGCCGGCATGACCGAAGACGTGCGCGGCGGCGACATGAAGCCGCTGTTCGAAGCCATCCTGAAGTACGTGCCGGTGCGCGACGACAATCCGGACGGCCCGCTGCAGATGCAGATCACTTCCCTCGACTACTCCTCCTACGTGGGCAAGATCGGCATCGGCCGCGTGTCCCGCGGCCGCATCAAGGCCGGCCAGGACGTGGTGGTGGTGGACGGCCCCGGCGCAACCCCGATCAAAGGCCGCGTCAACCAGGTGCTGAACTTCAAGGGCCTGGAGCGCGTGCTGGTGGACGAAGCCGTCGCCGGCGACATCATCCTGATCAACGGTATCGAGGAAATCGGCATCGGCTCCACCGTCTGCGCCGTGGACACTCCTGACCCGCTGCCGATGCTGACCGTCGACGAGCCCACCCTGACCATGAACTTCATGGTCAACACCTCGCCGCTGGCTGGCCGCGAAGGCAAGTTCGTGACCTCGCGCCAGCTGCGCGACCGCCTGGACAAGGAACTGAAATCGAACGTGGCGCTGCGCGTTGCGCCGACCGACGACGACACGATCTTCGAAGTGTCCGGCCGCGGCGAACTGCACCTGACCATCCTGCTGGAGAACATGCGCCGCGAAGGCTTTGAGCTGGCCGTGTCGCGTCCGCGCGTGGTGTTCAAGATGGTGGACGGCGTGCGCCACGAGCCCTACGAGATGCTGAGCGTCGACGTGGAAGAGGCGAACCAGGGCGGCGTGATGGAAGAACTGGGCCGCCGCCGTGGCGACCTGCAGAACATGGAATCGGACGGCAAGGGCCGCGTGCGCCTCGAGTACCGCATTCCTGCCCGTGGCCTGATCGGCTTCCAGGGCGACTTCATGACCCTGACCCGCGGCACCGGCCTGATGAGCCACGTGTTCGACGCCTACGCTCCGGTCGATACCAGCAAGGGCGAACTGGCGGGCCGCCGCAATGGCGTGCTGATCTCGCAGGACGACGGCGCCGCCGTCGCCTACGCCCTGTGGAAACTGCAGGACCGCGGCCGCATGTTCGTGTCGCACAACGACCCTGTGTACGAAGGCATGATCATCGGTATCCACTCGCGCGACAACGACCTGGTGGTGAACCCGATCAAGGGCAAGCAGCTGACCAACGTGCGCGCCTCGGGCACCGACGAAGCCGTGCGCCTGGTGCCGCCGATCCAGCTGTCGCTGGAATACGCCGTGGAGTTCATCGAGGACGACGAGCTGGTGGAAATCACGCCGAAGTCGATCCGCCTGCGCAAGCGCTTCCTGAAGGAGCATGAGCGCAAGAAGGCCTCGCGCGAAGGCGCGTAAGCGCCGGGATAATCCGTCGCTCCCGCGCAGGCGGGAGCCCAGGAGCGCCACGACAAACCCCTGGGTTCCTGCCTTCGCGGGAACGACGGGGTTTTTTCGTTAACGGCCCATCGGCATCGCGCCGGGTGGCGGCCCCATGCCCGGCCCACCCTGGCGCACCATCATGCCATCCGGTCCGCCGAAGCGGTAGGACAGGCCGAGGTAAGCCACACGCCCGTCGAAGCGGCGCAGGCTGTGCTCGCGCAGCATGGCGGTATTGGTGATGACTTCGATCTCGCGCGTGGAGAACACGTCGCTCACATTCAGCACCGTTGCCAGGCGCGGCGTGAAGCTGTGGCGCCAGGTGGCGCTGACCATGTTGCTCGGCTGGCGGTAGCCTTGGCCCAGCAGGGTTTTGCCCTGCGCCTGGATGGCAGTCTGCAGCATGTCGGCAGGCGTGGCCTGCCAGTTCAGGCGGAACTGGCCGGTGAGGGCGGTGGCCGTGTGCTTCGCGTCCGGCTGGCCGGCCACGGCCACGTTCTGTTCGATGAAGGCGAGGTTGCCGCTCGTGTTCAAGGTGAGGGTAGGCGTCACCTTGCCGCTCAAGGTGAATTCGAGGCCGCCGGAACGGTTGCTGCCCACATTGTCGCGCGTGGTCAGCAGCACGGTCTCGCTGATGAAGACCTTGCGTTCCAGGATGGAGTCGCTCTCCTTGCGGTAGTAGCCGCGCAGGTTGGTGTTCACGGCGCCGAACTTCGTTTCGTAGCCCAGTTCGAAGGAATCGGTCTCGGCGGGCTTCAGCTGCGGGTTGCCGGAGGAGACATTGAACTCGTCGCCATAGCGCACGAAGGGATTCAGGTCGCCCGCGCCGGGACGGCGGATGCGGTGAGCATAGGCGAAGCGGATATTGGCGTCCTCGGTGGCCTTGTAGGTGGCGAAGAAGCTCGGAATCACGTTGAAGTAGCTGTTCTTCGCGAAGATCTGCGTGGTGAACTGGCGGATGTCCGCATCCGTGTATTCGGCGCGCAGGCCGCCCTGCATGCCCCAGCGCTCGTTCAGGCGCATCTGGTAGGAGCCGTAGAGCGCATACACCGACTCCTTCAGCTGGAACAGGTTGGTGCGCATGGCGTTCACCACCTCGGCCTGCGTGGCAGGGTTGATGTCGAAGTAGCGGTAGTCGAGCGTGTTGCGGTTGCTCGCCACCTTGTAGCCGAGCTTCAGGATGCCTTGCTCGTCCGGCCGCTCGTAGTCGCCCGTGAAATCGGCGATGCGGTTCCCGTTGCGCGTATCCTGGCCGCTGCGCGCGTCGGGCAGGCCGCGGGGATTGACGGTGTAGCTGTTGCGGTAGCCGTAATCGCCCGTGGTCTCCGAGCCGGAGATGCGCAGGTCCACTTTCAGGTTCTCGCCTTGCAGCTCGCCCTTGTGGTCCCAGCGCCCGCCCACCGCGTAATTGCGGCTGCTGCCTTCGCGCTGCGAGCTGCGGAGGTAGTCCTCCACCGTGCTCCCGTCTTCGCCGAGCGTGCGGTAGCGGTTCCAGTCGCTGCCGTCGTTGGTGCGGAAGGCGAGATTGAGGTTCGCGTTCAGCGTGTCCTTGTCGCCCAGGTTGTAGCGGTAGGCGCCGAACATGCCCGCCGATTCGTTCATGCCCTTGCCGCTCGAATCCACGGTGCTGCGCGTGATGGCGCCCGTGACGGGATGGATGCGCTCGCGGCGCGTCTCGCCCACCGAATCCAGTCCATCGCGCCGCAGGAACATGCCGCCCTGAACGCCATGGCGGCCCTCGTTGTAGCTGCCGTTGAGGGAGCTGTTGTAGCGGCCATCGGGGCCCGCATTCGCATTCACGACGCCGAAGCCGCCCGCGCGCCGCTCGCGCCGCATCACCAGGTTCAGGATGGGACCGCCGCCGCCTTCGTTGCCGAACTGCGCGCCGGGATTGTTGATCACTTCAACGGATTCGATATCGTCAGACGGAATCGATTGCAGGGCAGGGCCGCGGTT encodes:
- a CDS encoding outer membrane beta-barrel family protein, with the translated sequence MKPILQPRHSAGALLLCAGAALAQTTPSAPPVPAKDAKPAAPVTGSEPVQAAPMSSVTVSAERPTNRIDRQVYDVKQDAASSSSSAAEALQNVPSVTVDPDGSVALRGNRNVQILVDGKPSAMLQGENRGPALQSIPSDDIESVEVINNPGAQFGNEGGGGPILNLVMRRERRAGGFGVVNANAGPDGRYNSSLNGSYNEGRHGVQGGMFLRRDGLDSVGETRRERIHPVTGAITRSTVDSSGKGMNESAGMFGAYRYNLGDKDTLNANLNLAFRTNDGSDWNRYRTLGEDGSTVEDYLRSSQREGSSRNYAVGGRWDHKGELQGENLKVDLRISGSETTGDYGYRNSYTVNPRGLPDARSGQDTRNGNRIADFTGDYERPDEQGILKLGYKVASNRNTLDYRYFDINPATQAEVVNAMRTNLFQLKESVYALYGSYQMRLNERWGMQGGLRAEYTDADIRQFTTQIFAKNSYFNVIPSFFATYKATEDANIRFAYAHRIRRPGAGDLNPFVRYGDEFNVSSGNPQLKPAETDSFELGYETKFGAVNTNLRGYYRKESDSILERKVFISETVLLTTRDNVGSNRSGGLEFTLSGKVTPTLTLNTSGNLAFIEQNVAVAGQPDAKHTATALTGQFRLNWQATPADMLQTAIQAQGKTLLGQGYRQPSNMVSATWRHSFTPRLATVLNVSDVFSTREIEVITNTAMLREHSLRRFDGRVAYLGLSYRFGGPDGMMVRQGGPGMGPPPGAMPMGR